Genomic segment of Bacteroidota bacterium:
TGATAACATTGGTTTATGGTAAGAAGCTGATAGAGATGATAAGCAAAAGGATCGGAAATGAAACTGTTCGTGATCTGGGATTGGCAGGTGAACAGTCAAAGAAGAGTACACCAACAATGGGAGGTTTGATCATCATCATCGGCATTCTCGTTCCCACTTTATTGTTTGCAAGATTAAATACAATATATATTATCATCATGCTGGTAGCCACTGTGTGGTTGGGTTTAATTGGTTTTATTGATGACTATTTAAAGATCAGGGCAAAACGAATAGCACAGCAGCAAGGAATCCCTTATAAAAAAGGCGACAAAGATGGTTTGGCAGGATGGTTTAAAATTCTCGGGCAGGTTGGCTTAGGATTATTTGTTGCATTGATCTTATATTTTAATTCCGGCGTACAAATATGGAGAGAGTACCAGGGTACTTATAATCCCCAAGATTCAACTCAGCGACAGATTCCATTAAATGGCAAAGAAAAAGTATATGTAATAACAAAAGAACCGATCACAACTATTCCGTTTGTAAAAAGCCATGAGTTTAATTATACAAAACTATTGCCGGCCGGATTGAGGAAATATTCATGGATACTTTATGCACTCATTGTAATATTTATCATTACTGCAGTTTCTAATGGTGCAAATATTACAGATGGATTGGATGGATTAGCATCAGGTACTTCAGCCTTGATCGGAGTTTGTCTCGGCATATTCGCTTATTCAAGTGGTAGTTTCTTTTTGGCTGATTATCTAAAGATAATGTACATACCGAATCTCGGTGAGCTCTCTGTATTTATTGCGGCAATGGTTGGCGCCTGTATCGGTTTCCTGTGGTATAACTCTTACCCGGCACAAGTGTTCATGGGTGATACAGGAAGTTTAACACTGGGAGGGATCATTGCTTCAATAGCAATCATTGTACATAAAGAATTATTGATACCGATTTTTTGTGGAATATTCTTCGTTGAGTTGTTGAGTGTGATGTTACAGGTAAGTTATTTCAAATACACAAAAAGAAAATTTGGAGAAGGCAAAAGAATATTCCTGATGAGTCCTTTGCATCATCATTATCAGAAAAAAGGATATCACGAGGTGAAGATAGTAACGAGGTTTTGGTTGATAACATTATTACTGGTGCTGTTGGCTATTGTGACATTGAAGTTGAGATAGAGATTACTGAAAAACCCAAATACTGACCCTGCTTCAAACGTAATTGTGGTGCAGTTGTATTCGAATCCAATACTTGTGAAAAACCAGGCTCCGTACAACGTTTGGAAACTTGAAAACTAACCCACCGTCTTCTCCCGATTTGGTCGGGAGAATGAAGGTGAGGAAATGAAGAAGAAAGATGAAAAGGAAAATGGTAATACTGGGAGGGGGCGAAAGCGGTGTCGGAGCTGCTTTGCTGGCAAAACAGAAAGGATATGATGTTTTTCTTTCCGATGGAAGCTCTTTGAAGGATATATATCGCAACGAACTGCAACAGGCGGGAATCGATTTTGAAGAAGGTAAACACAGCGAAGAAAAAATTCTAAGTGCTGATGAAGTGGTGAAAAGCCCGGGCATTCCCGAAAAGAATGACCTGGTAAAAAAGATAAGGACAAAAGAAATTTCAATTATCAGTGAAATAGAATTGGCTTACCGCTTCAAAGGAGAAAGTAAAATTGTTGCCATTACAGGCAGTAATGGAAAAACAACAACAACTGCTTTGACACATCACATTTTTAAAACTGCAGGTGTTGATTGTGCACTGGTAGGAAATATCGGTTACTCTTTTGCAAAACAAATAGCTGAAGATCCTAAACCGGTTTATATCGCCGAGATAAGCAGTTTCCAGTTAGATGATATAAAAGAGTTCAGGCCGGATGTGGCAATACTCACAAATATCACTGAAGATCACCTGGATCGTTACGATTACAAATTCGAAAATTATATCCGCAGCAAATTCCGAATTACGATGAACCAGCAGGCAAATGATCATTTCATTTAC
This window contains:
- a CDS encoding phospho-N-acetylmuramoyl-pentapeptide-transferase, with the translated sequence MLYHLFEWFKEQKIDFPGSQLFYFLTFRVMLAMLLSLVITLVYGKKLIEMISKRIGNETVRDLGLAGEQSKKSTPTMGGLIIIIGILVPTLLFARLNTIYIIIMLVATVWLGLIGFIDDYLKIRAKRIAQQQGIPYKKGDKDGLAGWFKILGQVGLGLFVALILYFNSGVQIWREYQGTYNPQDSTQRQIPLNGKEKVYVITKEPITTIPFVKSHEFNYTKLLPAGLRKYSWILYALIVIFIITAVSNGANITDGLDGLASGTSALIGVCLGIFAYSSGSFFLADYLKIMYIPNLGELSVFIAAMVGACIGFLWYNSYPAQVFMGDTGSLTLGGIIASIAIIVHKELLIPIFCGIFFVELLSVMLQVSYFKYTKRKFGEGKRIFLMSPLHHHYQKKGYHEVKIVTRFWLITLLLVLLAIVTLKLR